Proteins encoded together in one Bacteroides zoogleoformans window:
- a CDS encoding DUF5025 domain-containing protein: MKNISTILACLFFGILVFSSCHKDEEINPKDLATWGYFEGTINGKVVSFENEGWEDRINKMNCKEYIVGSYPRVKGSRIGICKLGEPGKEYDLAVAFMLMNPKVGTRYIANHPPVNFETYDYDWVIAYNSDQMYCLTPRPDKPVKVDITSVEYDEEGWPRIIEGEIDGVLYFRDQDSITIKGKFGVK; encoded by the coding sequence ATGAAGAATATTTCAACCATTCTTGCATGCTTATTCTTTGGTATTCTCGTTTTCTCTTCGTGTCACAAGGACGAAGAAATCAACCCAAAAGATCTTGCTACATGGGGATATTTCGAAGGAACTATCAATGGGAAAGTTGTTTCCTTTGAAAATGAAGGCTGGGAAGATCGTATAAATAAGATGAATTGCAAAGAATATATTGTGGGGAGCTACCCGCGTGTAAAGGGGAGTCGTATAGGTATCTGTAAGCTGGGTGAACCGGGGAAAGAGTACGACTTGGCGGTAGCTTTCATGCTTATGAATCCGAAAGTGGGAACGCGGTATATTGCAAATCACCCACCAGTCAATTTTGAAACATATGATTATGATTGGGTGATAGCTTATAACTCCGATCAAATGTACTGTCTCACTCCTCGTCCCGACAAACCCGTGAAAGTGGATATCACGTCTGTGGAATATGATGAAGAGGGCTGGCCTCGTATCATTGAAGGCGAAATAGACGGTGTGCTCTACTTCAGGGATCAAGACTCGATTACTATCAAAGGTAAGTTCGGGGTGAAATGA
- a CDS encoding glycosyltransferase family 2 protein, producing MDKTAIVILNWNGCEMLRSFLPSVLRFSQADDTAVYVADNGSTDASVEMLRREFPSVRQILLKENHGFADGYNLALKQVSAEYVVLLNSDVEVTEQWLLPLVSYMDVHPEVAACQPKIRSWRQKDKFEYAGAAGGFIDRYGYPYCRGRIMGVIETDNAQYDTVLPIFWATGAALFIRLVDYWQAGGLDGRFFAHMEEIDLCWRLRSRGRQLVCVPRSVVFHVGGATLKKENPHKTFLNFRNNLIMLYKNLPHEELHSVMRTRAVLDYAAALSFLLKGQIPNALAVIRARRSYASLRRSFTASREENMAKTILPAIPERKAISILAQFYVYGKKHFSQL from the coding sequence ATGGATAAAACAGCAATTGTCATATTAAACTGGAACGGATGCGAGATGCTACGTTCTTTTCTACCTTCCGTTCTGCGCTTCTCTCAAGCGGACGACACCGCCGTATATGTAGCCGACAACGGTTCTACCGATGCCTCGGTAGAGATGCTTCGCCGTGAATTCCCCTCCGTCCGCCAGATTCTGCTGAAAGAGAATCATGGCTTTGCCGATGGATACAATCTCGCCCTGAAGCAGGTCTCGGCAGAATACGTGGTTCTGCTCAATTCGGATGTAGAAGTCACCGAACAGTGGCTCCTCCCGCTTGTTTCATACATGGACGTTCATCCTGAAGTGGCCGCTTGCCAACCCAAAATACGCAGTTGGCGACAGAAAGATAAATTTGAGTATGCCGGTGCAGCCGGAGGATTTATCGACCGCTACGGCTATCCTTACTGCCGGGGGCGCATCATGGGAGTGATAGAGACCGACAATGCTCAATACGACACGGTTCTGCCCATCTTTTGGGCTACGGGTGCCGCCCTATTCATCCGGCTTGTAGATTATTGGCAAGCAGGAGGTTTGGATGGCCGCTTCTTTGCTCACATGGAAGAGATAGATTTATGTTGGCGCCTTCGCTCACGGGGGAGGCAGCTGGTGTGCGTGCCTCGGAGTGTGGTCTTCCATGTGGGTGGCGCCACTTTGAAGAAAGAGAACCCGCACAAAACATTTCTCAATTTCCGTAACAATCTCATCATGTTATATAAAAATCTGCCCCACGAAGAGTTGCACTCCGTGATGCGCACACGTGCAGTGCTCGATTATGCGGCGGCATTAAGTTTTCTCCTGAAAGGACAGATACCCAACGCATTGGCTGTGATCCGCGCACGTCGCTCCTATGCCTCCCTGCGCCGGTCGTTCACAGCCTCCCGCGAAGAGAACATGGCAAAAACCATCCTTCCGGCCATACCCGAACGAAAAGCAATCAGCATCTTGGCACAGTTTTATGTATACGGAAAGAAGCACTTCTCTCAATTATAA
- a CDS encoding lysophospholipid acyltransferase family protein — translation MRSKMLYWLTYAGMWLVALLPFRMLYILSDGMYFLIRHVVHYRKKVVRRNLSRSFPEKSQRELREIERCFYHYLCDYMLEEVKMFRMSFDDLRQRMIYEKTDLFLEMIEKHGGIVVMIPHYANFEWLTGMAAVMKPGDITGQIYKPLRNKHMDEMFKLIRSRFGGYNIPKHSTVREIIKLRRENKRMALGLITDQSPNRNEANYWTTFLHQNTVFMDGAERIAKMMGFPVFYAELQKTGRGHCKVSFDLITETPKKMADGEITECFVRRLEQTIRREPAYWFWSHKRWKLKHETTAHHG, via the coding sequence ATGAGATCAAAAATGCTCTATTGGCTGACCTACGCCGGCATGTGGCTTGTGGCACTGCTTCCTTTCCGAATGCTTTATATACTGTCCGACGGGATGTACTTTCTGATACGCCACGTGGTGCATTATCGCAAGAAGGTGGTTCGCCGCAACCTCAGCCGCTCTTTTCCGGAGAAGTCACAGCGGGAGTTGCGTGAAATAGAGCGTTGCTTCTACCATTACCTCTGCGACTACATGTTAGAGGAGGTAAAGATGTTCCGCATGTCTTTTGATGACCTTCGGCAAAGAATGATCTACGAAAAGACGGACCTCTTTCTTGAGATGATAGAAAAACACGGCGGCATCGTCGTCATGATTCCCCACTATGCCAATTTTGAATGGCTGACCGGCATGGCTGCTGTCATGAAACCGGGCGATATCACCGGACAGATCTATAAGCCGTTACGCAACAAACATATGGATGAGATGTTCAAACTGATCCGTTCCCGCTTCGGAGGTTACAACATCCCCAAGCATTCCACCGTAAGAGAAATCATCAAACTCCGCCGCGAAAACAAGCGCATGGCACTGGGGCTGATAACCGACCAGTCGCCCAACCGCAATGAAGCCAACTACTGGACAACGTTTCTTCATCAGAATACCGTATTCATGGATGGTGCCGAACGAATAGCCAAAATGATGGGATTCCCGGTCTTTTATGCCGAGTTGCAAAAGACCGGACGAGGACACTGCAAGGTTTCCTTCGACTTGATTACCGAGACTCCGAAAAAAATGGCCGATGGCGAAATCACCGAATGCTTTGTCCGTCGCTTGGAGCAGACCATCCGCCGCGAACCGGCTTATTGGTTTTGGTCGCACAAACGTTGGAAACTGAAACATGAAACGACAGCACACCATGGATAA
- the mtaB gene encoding tRNA (N(6)-L-threonylcarbamoyladenosine(37)-C(2))-methylthiotransferase MtaB — MIDTNIFQDKTAVYYTLGCKLNFSETSTIGKMLREAGVRTARKGEKADICVVNTCSVTEVADKKCRQAIHKLVKQHPGAFVVVTGCYAQLKPETVADIEGVDVVLGAEQKKDLLHYLGNLQKHETGEAYTSALKDIRSFAPSCSRGDRTRFFLKVQDGCDYYCSYCTIPFARGRSRNGSIASMVEQARQAAAEGGKEIVLTGVNIGDFGKSTGENFFDLVKALDAVEGIERYRISSIEPNLLTDEIIEYVSRSQRFMPHFHIPLQSGCDEVLKMMRRRYDTALFASKIKKIKERMPDAFIGVDIIVGTRGETEAFFEQAYRFIEETDMTQLHVFSYSERPGTQALHIDHVVTPEEKHARSQRLLTLSDEKTRAFYARFIGQRMPVLPERPKPGLPMHGFTPNYIRVEMPYDVSIDNQIVPVLLGDFNEDGTALQGTVLSDREI; from the coding sequence ATGATAGATACCAATATATTCCAAGATAAGACAGCGGTTTACTATACGCTGGGATGCAAACTGAACTTCTCGGAAACCTCCACCATCGGCAAGATGCTGAGAGAAGCAGGCGTACGCACGGCACGCAAAGGGGAGAAAGCGGATATCTGTGTGGTAAACACTTGTTCGGTGACGGAAGTGGCAGACAAGAAATGCCGCCAGGCCATTCACAAATTAGTGAAACAGCATCCGGGAGCCTTTGTTGTAGTGACCGGCTGCTATGCCCAGCTGAAACCGGAGACGGTGGCTGATATAGAAGGAGTGGACGTTGTGCTTGGTGCCGAACAAAAAAAAGACCTGCTCCATTATTTGGGCAACCTGCAAAAGCACGAAACCGGCGAGGCATACACTTCTGCCCTGAAGGACATCCGTTCCTTTGCCCCATCGTGCTCGCGCGGCGACCGTACCCGTTTTTTTCTGAAAGTGCAGGATGGATGCGACTATTACTGTTCCTATTGCACCATTCCTTTCGCCCGCGGGCGAAGCCGCAACGGTTCCATAGCCTCTATGGTGGAGCAAGCCCGACAAGCGGCAGCCGAAGGTGGAAAGGAAATCGTACTGACGGGTGTCAACATCGGAGATTTCGGTAAGAGCACCGGAGAGAACTTCTTTGATCTTGTGAAAGCCTTGGATGCAGTAGAAGGCATTGAGCGTTACCGCATTTCTTCCATCGAGCCTAACCTTCTGACAGATGAGATCATCGAATACGTGTCACGCTCGCAACGGTTCATGCCCCATTTCCACATCCCCCTGCAATCGGGCTGTGATGAAGTGCTGAAAATGATGCGCCGCCGTTACGACACCGCATTGTTTGCCTCGAAGATAAAGAAGATAAAAGAGAGAATGCCCGACGCTTTCATCGGGGTAGATATAATAGTCGGCACCCGTGGAGAAACCGAAGCGTTTTTCGAGCAAGCCTACCGGTTCATTGAAGAAACGGATATGACCCAACTACATGTGTTCAGCTATTCGGAAAGACCGGGAACGCAGGCCTTACATATCGACCACGTGGTGACGCCCGAAGAAAAGCACGCCCGAAGCCAACGTCTCCTGACCCTGTCGGACGAGAAGACAAGGGCTTTCTACGCGCGCTTCATCGGACAGAGAATGCCCGTATTGCCGGAACGCCCCAAACCGGGATTGCCCATGCATGGTTTCACACCCAACTACATCCGTGTAGAGATGCCATACGATGTCTCGATCGACAATCAGATAGTGCCGGTGCTTTTGGGAGATTTCAATGAAGATGGCACTGCTCTGCAAGGAACCGTTTTAAGCGACCGAGAAATATGA
- a CDS encoding long-chain fatty acid--CoA ligase, which yields MIQENFIKLYEHSFRENWDLPCYTDYGEDESYTYGEVAQEIAKLHLLFKHCRLRRGDKIAVIGKNNARWCIAYMATITYGGIVVPILQDFNPNDVHHIVNHSESVFLFTSDSIWEHLEEDSLTGLRGVFSLTDFRCLYQRDGETIQRFLKHLNDEMSVAYPAGFRKEDVVYTELSNDKVMLLNYTSGTTGFSKGVMLTGNNLAGNVTFGIRTGLLAKGDKVLSFLPLAHAYGCAFDFLTATAVGTHVTLLGKVPSPKILMKAFEEVKPNLIITVPLVIEKIYKNVIQPIISKKSMKWALNIPLLDGQIYGQIRKKLIDALGGRFKEVIIGGAAMNPEVEEFFHRIKFPFTIGYGMTECAPLISYAPWNEFVPTSSGRVLDIMEARIHKENPDDKLGEIQVRGENVMVGYYKNPEATKEVFTEDGWLRTGDLGTLDDNNNLYIRGRSKTMILSSSGQNIFPEEIEARLNNLPFVLESLVIERNKKLVALVYADYEALDSLGLNQPEHLKTIMDENLKNLNNSVAAYEKVSQIQLYPTEFEKTPKRSIKRYLYNTIAEE from the coding sequence ATGATACAGGAAAATTTTATCAAACTATATGAGCATAGTTTTCGTGAGAATTGGGATCTTCCCTGCTATACGGATTATGGAGAGGATGAAAGCTATACTTATGGCGAGGTGGCTCAAGAGATAGCCAAGTTGCATTTGCTCTTCAAGCATTGCCGTTTGCGTCGTGGCGACAAAATTGCCGTCATCGGTAAGAACAATGCCCGCTGGTGCATTGCCTATATGGCTACCATCACTTATGGAGGCATCGTGGTTCCTATCTTGCAGGATTTCAATCCTAACGACGTACACCATATCGTGAACCATTCGGAGTCGGTGTTCCTTTTCACCAGCGACAGCATTTGGGAACATCTGGAAGAAGATTCGCTCACGGGATTGCGCGGTGTGTTCTCACTGACTGATTTTCGTTGTTTGTATCAACGTGACGGGGAAACCATCCAGCGTTTCCTAAAGCATCTGAACGATGAAATGTCAGTTGCTTACCCGGCGGGTTTCCGAAAAGAAGATGTGGTATATACGGAGCTTTCAAACGACAAGGTCATGTTGCTGAACTATACTTCGGGCACCACCGGATTCAGCAAGGGAGTAATGCTCACGGGTAATAATCTGGCAGGTAATGTTACTTTCGGCATACGTACCGGATTGCTGGCAAAAGGAGATAAGGTGCTTTCTTTCCTGCCTTTGGCGCATGCTTACGGCTGCGCTTTCGATTTTCTCACCGCCACGGCTGTCGGTACTCATGTCACCCTGTTGGGAAAAGTGCCTTCTCCCAAAATCTTGATGAAGGCATTTGAGGAGGTAAAACCTAACTTGATTATCACTGTTCCTCTTGTCATCGAAAAGATCTATAAGAATGTCATTCAGCCCATCATCAGCAAAAAGTCCATGAAGTGGGCGCTCAATATTCCTTTGCTCGACGGACAGATATACGGGCAAATACGAAAAAAACTGATTGACGCGCTGGGCGGGCGGTTCAAGGAGGTGATTATAGGAGGTGCGGCCATGAATCCGGAAGTGGAGGAGTTCTTTCACCGTATCAAGTTCCCATTCACCATCGGTTATGGTATGACCGAATGCGCTCCTCTTATCAGTTATGCCCCGTGGAATGAGTTTGTACCCACTTCTTCCGGGCGAGTGCTTGATATCATGGAGGCTCGTATCCATAAAGAGAACCCGGATGATAAGCTGGGTGAAATTCAGGTGCGCGGTGAAAATGTCATGGTGGGCTATTATAAGAATCCGGAGGCCACCAAGGAGGTCTTTACTGAGGACGGATGGTTGCGTACCGGCGACTTGGGCACGTTGGACGACAACAACAATTTGTATATTCGCGGACGCAGCAAAACGATGATTCTCTCTTCCAGCGGGCAGAATATCTTTCCCGAAGAAATAGAGGCTCGTCTTAATAATCTGCCTTTTGTACTTGAAAGTCTTGTCATTGAGCGGAATAAGAAACTGGTGGCATTGGTTTATGCCGACTATGAAGCTTTGGATTCATTGGGGCTGAATCAGCCGGAGCACCTTAAGACCATCATGGACGAGAACCTTAAGAATCTGAATAACAGCGTAGCTGCTTATGAGAAAGTCAGCCAGATTCAGCTCTATCCCACGGAATTTGAGAAAACGCCTAAGAGAAGCATCAAAAGGTATTTATATAATACTATTGCAGAAGAATAA